One stretch of Rosistilla oblonga DNA includes these proteins:
- the leuS gene encoding leucine--tRNA ligase: MPRYNPAQIEPKWQAYWEQNKTFAAPEMPGDKKLYALDMFPYPSGDGLHVGHPEGYTATDIVSRFNRMRGVSVLHPMGFDAFGLPAEEHAIKTNTPPRASTEKNIATFRRQLKSLGFSYDWDREIATTDVDYFHWTQWIFLVLFDTWFDADQQKGRPIAELPIPAEVTAAGADAVRSYQDDHRLAFQSDALVNWCPALGTVLANEEVVDGKSERGSHPVERRPLRQWMLRITAYGDRLQNDLESVDWPESIKTMQRDWIGRSTGAEVDFFVGEVDDFQTWKSARSEFPAKPTDDSLRIYTTRPDTLYGASYMVIAPEHPFVDRLTTDDQKAEVEAYCQAAANKSDRERQEDKEKSGVFTGSYAINPVNGQPTPIWISDYVLIHYGTGAIMAVPAHDQRDFEFAKKFDLPITPVVDPGEVHEERDQVLAGEACFAGHGNAINSGPYNGVPTADFKQKISEALEAEGTGHEAVNYKLRDWLFSRQRFWGEPFPILHELDDAGNPTGNIRAVDVADLPIDLPHLEDYKPHGKPEPPLGKSPDEWLYVEIDGKRYKRETNTMPQWAGSCWYYLRFIDPKNGDAFIDPEKEKAWMPVDLYIGGAEHAVLHLLYSRFWHKVLYDRGHVSCPEPFGRLVNQGMILGQPQYHVSEAAAEAAEAKLTSLGVTPVRVENNDKVSYILQQTAGGADLSDDMTEKRQGQTYLAGTDIELTPKADKMSKSRGNVVNPDDIIKVHGADTLRMYEMFMGPLEATKPWNMAGVGGIRKFLDRVWRMIADEDAETPTLAAEVQDVAPTEEQNRVLHQTIKAVTHDTDTLGFNTAIARMMEFVNFFSKQKVRPRAAMESFVLMLAPYAPHVSEELWGLLGHDGTLTYATWPEHDEAALVESSIELPVQIQGKVRAKIQVAADLSQDEVLAIALADEKVVAAIGDKQVVKKIVVPGRLVNLVVK; the protein is encoded by the coding sequence ATGCCACGATACAACCCTGCCCAGATCGAGCCGAAATGGCAAGCGTATTGGGAGCAGAACAAAACCTTCGCCGCCCCCGAGATGCCGGGCGACAAGAAGCTGTACGCCCTGGACATGTTCCCCTATCCCAGCGGCGATGGGTTGCATGTCGGTCACCCCGAAGGCTACACGGCGACCGATATCGTGTCCCGTTTCAACCGCATGCGCGGCGTCTCGGTCCTGCACCCGATGGGCTTCGACGCCTTTGGCCTGCCCGCCGAAGAGCACGCGATCAAAACCAACACGCCGCCGCGAGCGTCGACCGAAAAGAATATCGCCACTTTCCGCCGACAACTGAAGTCGCTCGGCTTCAGTTACGATTGGGACCGCGAGATCGCGACCACCGACGTCGATTACTTCCACTGGACCCAGTGGATCTTCTTGGTGTTGTTCGACACGTGGTTCGATGCCGATCAACAGAAGGGGCGTCCGATTGCGGAACTGCCGATCCCGGCAGAGGTCACCGCCGCGGGAGCCGACGCGGTCCGCAGCTATCAAGACGATCATCGCTTGGCCTTCCAGAGCGATGCGTTGGTGAACTGGTGCCCGGCGCTGGGGACAGTGTTGGCGAACGAAGAGGTTGTCGATGGTAAGAGCGAACGGGGCAGCCATCCGGTCGAACGCCGTCCGCTGCGACAGTGGATGTTGCGGATCACCGCTTACGGCGACCGCTTGCAGAACGACTTGGAATCGGTCGATTGGCCCGAGAGCATCAAGACGATGCAGCGCGATTGGATCGGCCGCAGCACGGGGGCGGAAGTCGATTTCTTTGTCGGCGAGGTCGATGACTTCCAGACTTGGAAAAGTGCCCGCAGCGAGTTTCCTGCAAAGCCAACCGACGACAGCTTGCGGATCTACACGACCCGCCCCGACACGCTTTACGGCGCGTCGTACATGGTGATCGCTCCGGAACATCCGTTTGTCGATCGCCTGACGACGGACGACCAAAAAGCGGAGGTCGAAGCCTACTGCCAAGCGGCGGCGAACAAGAGCGACCGCGAGCGTCAGGAGGACAAAGAGAAGTCGGGCGTCTTCACCGGCTCCTACGCGATCAACCCCGTCAACGGACAACCGACGCCGATCTGGATCAGCGATTACGTGCTGATTCACTACGGCACCGGTGCGATCATGGCGGTCCCGGCGCACGACCAGCGGGACTTTGAATTCGCCAAGAAGTTCGACTTGCCGATCACGCCGGTCGTCGATCCGGGCGAGGTGCATGAAGAGCGCGATCAGGTGCTGGCGGGCGAAGCCTGTTTCGCCGGACACGGCAACGCGATCAACAGCGGCCCGTACAACGGAGTCCCCACGGCCGACTTCAAGCAGAAGATCTCCGAGGCGCTGGAAGCGGAAGGGACTGGGCACGAAGCTGTCAATTACAAGCTCCGCGATTGGTTGTTCAGCCGTCAGCGATTCTGGGGCGAACCGTTCCCGATCCTGCACGAACTGGACGACGCTGGCAATCCGACGGGCAACATCCGCGCTGTCGATGTCGCCGACCTGCCGATCGATCTGCCGCATCTGGAAGATTACAAACCGCACGGAAAACCGGAACCGCCGCTGGGCAAATCGCCCGACGAGTGGCTGTATGTCGAGATCGACGGCAAGCGATACAAACGCGAAACGAACACGATGCCTCAGTGGGCTGGTTCGTGTTGGTACTACCTGCGGTTCATCGACCCCAAGAACGGCGACGCCTTTATCGATCCTGAAAAGGAAAAGGCTTGGATGCCGGTCGATCTGTACATCGGCGGTGCCGAACACGCGGTGCTGCATCTGCTGTACTCTCGCTTCTGGCACAAAGTCCTCTACGATCGCGGGCACGTCAGTTGTCCCGAGCCCTTTGGCCGCTTGGTCAACCAAGGGATGATCCTTGGCCAACCGCAGTACCACGTCAGCGAAGCAGCAGCCGAAGCGGCGGAAGCCAAACTGACATCGCTGGGCGTGACGCCGGTTCGCGTCGAGAATAACGACAAGGTTTCGTACATCCTGCAGCAGACCGCTGGTGGCGCCGACTTGTCGGACGACATGACCGAAAAGCGTCAGGGGCAAACCTATCTAGCCGGAACCGATATCGAACTGACGCCCAAGGCGGACAAGATGTCCAAGAGCCGCGGGAACGTGGTCAACCCAGACGACATCATCAAAGTCCATGGTGCCGACACGCTGCGGATGTACGAGATGTTCATGGGCCCGTTGGAAGCGACCAAGCCGTGGAACATGGCGGGCGTCGGCGGGATCCGCAAATTCCTGGATCGCGTGTGGCGAATGATCGCCGACGAAGATGCTGAAACGCCGACGTTGGCTGCGGAGGTGCAAGACGTCGCGCCGACCGAAGAGCAGAACCGTGTGCTGCATCAGACGATCAAAGCGGTTACGCACGACACCGACACGCTGGGCTTTAACACAGCGATCGCGCGGATGATGGAGTTCGTCAACTTCTTCAGCAAGCAGAAGGTCCGCCCTCGCGCGGCGATGGAAAGCTTTGTCCTGATGCTGGCTCCGTACGCTCCGCATGTCAGCGAAGAGTTGTGGGGACTGCTGGGGCATGACGGCACGCTGACTTACGCCACTTGGCCCGAGCACGACGAAGCGGCATTGGTCGAATCATCGATCGAATTGCCGGTTCAGATCCAGGGCAAGGTCCGCGCCAAGATCCAAGTCGCCGCCGACCTCTCGCAAGACGAAGTCCTCGCGATCGCATTGGCCGACGAAAAAGTGGTCGCCGCGATCGGCGACAAGCAGGTCGTCAAGAAGATCGTCGTCCCCGGACGCCTGGTCAACTTGGTCGTGAAGTAG
- a CDS encoding Crp/Fnr family transcriptional regulator, producing the protein MPEKLWHLQNCDLFARLLPEQIERLETRCRSRSFRARSPVYLPSEKADSVFLLTKGLVKVCNHTPDGKQSILAFVEPGEMFGELALFADVAREEYVEAVEPTTVVMIPADALQQLMSQHGGVALAITKMVGLRRSRIERRLKNLLFVSNRDRLIHLLLDLAEQFGSVADDGIRLRISLAHQEIANLLGSTRETVTILLGQLRAEGFINVGRRKIVLTDPQRLSQSVQRKIPYQLLA; encoded by the coding sequence ATGCCTGAAAAATTATGGCACCTGCAAAACTGTGACCTCTTCGCTCGGCTTCTGCCCGAACAGATCGAGCGGCTCGAAACCCGCTGTCGCTCCCGTTCTTTTCGGGCCCGCAGCCCGGTCTACCTTCCCAGCGAGAAGGCGGACAGCGTGTTCCTGTTGACCAAGGGGTTGGTCAAAGTCTGCAATCATACGCCAGATGGCAAGCAATCGATCCTGGCGTTTGTCGAGCCGGGGGAGATGTTTGGCGAGTTGGCGTTGTTTGCCGATGTGGCGCGGGAGGAATACGTCGAAGCTGTCGAGCCGACGACGGTTGTGATGATCCCTGCCGATGCGTTGCAGCAGTTGATGTCACAGCACGGCGGCGTCGCATTGGCGATCACCAAGATGGTCGGTCTGCGGCGCAGTCGAATCGAACGCCGGTTGAAGAACCTGTTGTTTGTTTCCAACCGCGACAGGTTGATCCATCTGCTGTTGGACCTGGCTGAACAGTTTGGATCGGTCGCCGACGACGGGATTCGGCTGCGGATCAGCTTAGCTCATCAAGAGATCGCCAACCTGTTAGGCAGCACGCGAGAAACCGTCACGATCCTGCTGGGGCAGCTCCGCGCTGAGGGTTTCATCAACGTCGGCCGCCGCAAGATCGTCCTGACCGACCCACAGCGACTCTCGCAATCGGTGCAGCGCAAAATCCCCTACCAACTGCTCGCCTAA
- a CDS encoding sigma-70 family RNA polymerase sigma factor, translated as MDNPAEPEGPGLLEPASWVDEHGDFLFRYAVSRLRNAEAAEEVVQQTFLAGLQHVHQFSGKGSERGWLTGILKRKVIDLIRVRQRTENLIDDDGGNPMDQMFDRAGNWKKSVRSTLMQPLDSLEREEFWPILRQCLHRLPANQADAFTLREMEDLGTEEICKELAITPSNLWVLLHRARVRLAQCMKARWNQDRDQLDTR; from the coding sequence ATGGATAATCCTGCTGAACCTGAAGGCCCTGGGCTGCTGGAACCAGCCAGCTGGGTCGACGAACATGGTGATTTCCTTTTCCGATACGCGGTCTCGCGGCTGCGGAACGCCGAAGCGGCTGAAGAGGTGGTGCAGCAGACGTTTTTGGCTGGTTTGCAACATGTGCATCAGTTCTCGGGCAAAGGATCCGAGCGAGGTTGGCTGACCGGCATCCTGAAACGCAAGGTCATCGATCTGATTCGCGTTCGCCAGCGAACCGAGAACTTGATCGATGATGACGGTGGCAATCCAATGGATCAGATGTTCGACCGCGCCGGCAACTGGAAGAAAAGCGTGCGATCGACCCTCATGCAACCACTCGATTCGTTGGAGCGGGAGGAATTCTGGCCGATTCTACGGCAGTGCCTGCACCGATTGCCTGCGAATCAAGCCGATGCGTTTACGTTGCGGGAGATGGAAGACCTGGGAACCGAAGAAATTTGTAAGGAACTTGCGATCACTCCGTCGAACCTCTGGGTCTTGCTCCATCGGGCGCGTGTTCGCCTGGCGCAGTGCATGAAAGCTCGCTGGAACCAAGACAGGGACCAACTGGACACGCGATGA